A single genomic interval of Heterodontus francisci isolate sHetFra1 chromosome 45, sHetFra1.hap1, whole genome shotgun sequence harbors:
- the LOC137356231 gene encoding histone H4 gives MTGRGKGGKGLGKGGAKRHRKVLRDNIQGITKPAIRRLARRGGVKRISGLIYEETRGVLKVFLENVIRDAVTYTEHAKRKTVTAMDVVYALKRQGRTLYGFGG, from the coding sequence ATGacaggaagaggtaaaggaggcaaaggattgGGCAAAggtggagcaaagcggcaccgcaaagtgcttcgtgataacatccagggcatcaccaagccagcaattcgccgcctggctcgccgtggtggagtgaagcgcatctcgggtttgatctatgaggagacccgcggggtgctgaaggttttcctggagaatgtgatcagagatgcggtcacctacactgagcacgccaagcgcaagacggtcaccgccatggatgtggtgtacgctctgaaacgtcagggccgcactctctatggattTGGCGGCTAA